The following are from one region of the Cloacibacterium sp. TD35 genome:
- a CDS encoding efflux RND transporter periplasmic adaptor subunit — translation MKKFTSLVSLMVLLLAFSCSEKKEEKVENSIYPATIPLKTNTDITKEYVAKIQSAKNIEIRAQEKGFLQKIYVDEGQYVHAGQPMFQIMPQILQAEVMKAKAEVDQSIIELENATKLAVNNVVSRNEQRMAKAKLDAARAELRLAQTKLSFTTIRAPFSGIINRIPLKLGSLVDEGDLLTSLSDNSGIYAYFNLSEPEYLNYQMHAAERGDKGVNLVMANGELFPEKGFIQNIEGEFDSETGNIAFRAKFPNPNQLLRNGETGKIKMSLPLENVLEIPQKATYEIQDKTYVFVVDQNRKIKSREITIAHELPDIYVVSNGLQENEKFLLEGVQKVKDNQHVQIKFVNPQEVFKSLKIKAN, via the coding sequence ATCAAAAAATTCACATCATTAGTAAGTCTAATGGTATTATTACTGGCATTTAGCTGTTCAGAAAAAAAAGAAGAGAAAGTAGAAAATTCCATTTATCCAGCTACTATTCCCCTAAAAACAAATACAGATATTACTAAAGAATATGTAGCCAAAATTCAATCTGCTAAAAACATTGAAATTCGTGCTCAGGAAAAAGGATTTCTACAAAAAATATACGTAGACGAAGGCCAATATGTACATGCAGGACAACCTATGTTTCAAATTATGCCTCAAATTCTTCAGGCAGAAGTGATGAAAGCAAAAGCGGAAGTAGACCAATCTATTATAGAACTAGAAAACGCAACCAAACTAGCTGTAAATAATGTAGTTTCTAGAAACGAACAAAGAATGGCAAAAGCAAAACTAGATGCAGCAAGAGCAGAATTAAGACTGGCTCAGACCAAATTATCTTTTACCACCATTAGAGCTCCATTTTCAGGGATTATCAATAGGATTCCTTTAAAATTAGGGAGTTTGGTAGACGAAGGAGATTTACTTACTTCATTATCAGATAATTCTGGCATTTACGCTTATTTCAACCTCTCTGAACCAGAATATCTTAACTATCAAATGCATGCCGCAGAAAGAGGTGACAAAGGAGTGAATCTGGTCATGGCAAACGGTGAGTTATTTCCAGAAAAAGGATTTATTCAAAACATAGAAGGTGAATTCGATAGTGAAACAGGAAATATAGCTTTCCGTGCTAAGTTCCCTAACCCTAATCAATTACTGAGAAATGGCGAAACAGGAAAAATAAAAATGTCATTGCCTCTTGAGAATGTTCTAGAGATTCCACAAAAAGCGACTTACGAAATTCAAGACAAAACATATGTCTTTGTAGTAGACCAAAACAGAAAAATAAAGTCTAGAGAAATAACTATTGCTCATGAGCTACCAGACATTTACGTGGTTTCAAACGGACTTCAAGAAAATGAAAAATTCTTGCTAGAAGGCGTACAAAAAGTAAAAGACAATCAACACGTGCAAATAAAATTTGTAAACCCTCAAGAAGTTTTCA
- a CDS encoding 4'-phosphopantetheinyl transferase superfamily protein, translating into MPFYHDYSDENAVILYWKYSDDDEFNAEELIEPENLEKAKDYHPKKLLEHLMVRKMLKMLLPEHKILYKTIGEPYLWPDSAHISITHSFPFASLAVSKNRVGIDLEKINSKILRIKHKFLHESEHVWTQNRENEVDLLTIIWVIKESLYKVHLSKYWSLKDHYQIFPFDINNLSEIKCRVFDDFFSHDFTAKVFKIEDFYFAIVEENRDLED; encoded by the coding sequence ATGCCTTTCTATCATGATTATTCTGATGAAAATGCTGTAATTCTTTATTGGAAGTATAGTGATGATGACGAATTTAACGCAGAAGAACTCATAGAACCCGAAAATCTGGAAAAAGCCAAAGATTATCATCCCAAAAAGTTATTAGAACATTTGATGGTAAGAAAAATGCTAAAAATGCTACTTCCAGAGCACAAAATTCTTTATAAAACCATCGGCGAACCTTATCTCTGGCCAGATTCAGCACACATTTCTATCACGCATTCTTTTCCATTTGCTTCTCTAGCGGTTTCTAAAAACAGAGTAGGAATAGATTTAGAGAAAATAAATTCTAAGATTCTAAGAATCAAGCATAAATTTCTACACGAATCAGAACATGTTTGGACTCAAAATAGAGAAAACGAAGTAGATCTATTGACGATTATTTGGGTAATCAAAGAAAGTCTTTACAAGGTACACTTGTCTAAATATTGGTCGTTAAAAGATCATTATCAAATATTTCCTTTTGATATCAATAACCTTTCTGAAATAAAGTGCAGAGTTTTTGATGATTTTTTCAGTCATGATTTTACTGCAAAAGTTTTTAAAATAGAAGATTTTTATTTCGCCATTGTAGAAGAAAACCGCGATTTAGAAGATTAA
- a CDS encoding YegP family protein, protein MGKFVMKTTATGFKFDLKAGNGQVILSSEVYTTKAACENGVESVKKNAPDDAKYERKVSNNGKPMFNLKAGNGQIIGTSELYESEAARENGIESVKKNAPDAEVVED, encoded by the coding sequence ATGGGAAAATTTGTAATGAAAACCACAGCAACTGGCTTTAAATTTGACCTTAAAGCTGGAAACGGACAAGTAATTTTATCCAGCGAAGTTTACACCACCAAAGCAGCTTGCGAAAACGGTGTAGAATCTGTGAAAAAAAATGCTCCAGATGATGCAAAATATGAGCGAAAAGTAAGTAACAATGGTAAACCAATGTTCAACTTAAAAGCTGGAAACGGGCAAATCATAGGTACGAGTGAACTCTACGAATCTGAAGCAGCTAGAGAAAACGGTATAGAATCTGTTAAGAAAAATGCACCAGATGCAGAAGTTGTAGAAGATTAA
- a CDS encoding FUSC family protein encodes MNYASELKKFITGQYIYSGTRIALAVVIPSIILAYLGLLKEFFLFPLGTLFLALTDSTGPFHRRRNALIVAVGFYFFVSLIAGLVKNFPPLIFLEIILFGMFFTMLGVYGQRLAAVGSLTLVVLAIFIDGAPGGHSAFYNAIIFTLGGIWFILVFMLVTVIKPYKLAEQMIGENYIELGNYLKLKAQFYHSKPDFDSLYKQIFALQVRIKEHQEATREVVFKTRQIVRESTSTSRLLMQLFLNSLDLYEILLTSTNDYRKLQNTFGNKNILEKIHNYLNLLSNELVHIGISIQGGLKTSPISDISAEVHALHEEYYQLRNQHMNAETLEDFMILRQIMHRISAISEETQKIYLLKSQDIKLAKSLSTGLDLEKFVQKEEKLNSKVFLENFSIKSNHFRHAVRITTALLVAYTISKIEIFHIQKTFWILITILAIMRPAYSITKHRNILRLYGTIGGAAAGLFVIYFLTNPIAQFVIFLICLVLTFSLLKDKYAWSVFFMTIYIFLMFNFLKPGEFSELFIERLIDTAIAGVIVFLVSYLVLPVWEHQKNKTFMLNYILANHKYLNTIIEILQQKSIAIQDYKISRKHAVVSLANLSDNFQKMLSDPKGQQKNLENVHQFVTTSHLFTAYSASLSQYAQKNTVYREIDFENWKNKINAELSRTIAILQKQEIKKDDFAESKLTPEDLVNELLEKRKEEITENEFYDRRDPKNISHLTELKNIRELLELIYNQARDQRKIAEKVTD; translated from the coding sequence ATGAATTATGCTTCGGAACTTAAAAAATTTATCACTGGTCAATACATCTATTCAGGAACTAGAATTGCTTTAGCCGTTGTAATCCCGAGTATTATTTTGGCATATTTAGGTTTGCTGAAAGAATTTTTCTTATTCCCATTAGGAACCCTTTTCCTAGCACTTACGGATTCTACAGGTCCTTTTCACCGAAGAAGAAATGCACTTATTGTTGCAGTAGGATTTTACTTTTTTGTTTCCCTCATTGCAGGATTAGTAAAAAATTTTCCACCGCTTATCTTTCTAGAAATTATTTTATTTGGTATGTTTTTTACCATGTTAGGCGTTTACGGACAGCGTTTAGCAGCTGTAGGTTCCCTTACATTAGTGGTTTTAGCGATTTTTATAGATGGGGCTCCAGGTGGTCATTCTGCATTTTATAATGCCATAATTTTTACCTTAGGCGGAATTTGGTTTATCTTGGTTTTCATGCTGGTAACGGTTATTAAACCCTATAAACTGGCAGAACAAATGATTGGCGAAAATTATATAGAATTGGGTAATTATTTGAAACTGAAAGCTCAATTTTACCATTCTAAGCCAGATTTTGATTCTCTTTATAAGCAAATTTTCGCATTACAAGTTAGAATCAAAGAACACCAAGAAGCAACAAGAGAAGTAGTTTTCAAAACCCGACAAATCGTCAGAGAATCTACTTCTACCAGTAGATTACTGATGCAGCTTTTCTTAAATTCCTTAGACCTTTATGAGATTTTATTGACCTCAACCAACGACTATCGAAAACTTCAAAATACTTTTGGCAATAAAAATATTTTAGAAAAAATTCACAATTACCTCAATTTACTATCCAATGAATTAGTTCACATAGGAATCTCTATTCAAGGAGGTTTAAAAACCTCACCCATTTCTGATATTTCTGCAGAAGTTCACGCCCTGCACGAAGAATACTACCAACTCAGAAACCAACACATGAATGCTGAAACGCTAGAAGATTTCATGATTTTAAGACAAATCATGCATAGAATTTCTGCCATTTCAGAAGAGACTCAAAAAATATATCTTTTAAAATCTCAAGATATTAAATTAGCAAAAAGCCTTTCTACAGGATTAGATTTAGAAAAATTTGTACAAAAAGAAGAAAAACTTAACTCAAAGGTTTTTCTGGAAAATTTCTCTATCAAGTCTAATCATTTCAGACATGCCGTAAGAATAACTACTGCATTATTAGTAGCTTACACTATTTCCAAAATCGAAATTTTTCATATTCAAAAGACTTTCTGGATTCTCATTACCATTTTGGCGATTATGAGGCCTGCTTACAGCATTACCAAACACCGAAACATTCTTAGATTATACGGAACAATCGGCGGAGCCGCTGCTGGATTGTTTGTCATTTATTTCCTCACGAATCCTATTGCACAATTTGTGATTTTCTTAATCTGTTTGGTTCTCACCTTCAGTTTACTCAAAGATAAATATGCATGGTCTGTATTCTTCATGACGATTTATATTTTCTTGATGTTCAACTTCCTAAAACCAGGAGAATTTTCAGAACTTTTTATCGAAAGATTGATTGACACTGCAATTGCAGGTGTAATTGTTTTTCTAGTTTCTTACCTGGTTCTACCCGTTTGGGAACATCAGAAAAACAAAACTTTTATGCTGAATTACATCCTTGCCAATCATAAATATTTAAATACTATCATTGAAATTCTTCAGCAAAAAAGTATCGCCATTCAAGACTATAAAATCAGCCGAAAACACGCTGTAGTGAGTTTGGCAAACCTTTCTGATAATTTCCAGAAAATGCTTTCTGACCCAAAAGGTCAACAGAAAAATTTAGAAAACGTACACCAATTTGTGACCACTTCTCACCTCTTTACCGCTTACAGCGCATCTCTTTCTCAGTATGCACAAAAAAACACAGTTTATCGTGAAATAGACTTCGAAAATTGGAAAAATAAGATTAATGCTGAACTTTCTCGCACCATCGCTATTTTGCAAAAACAAGAAATTAAAAAAGATGATTTTGCAGAAAGCAAGCTCACGCCAGAAGATTTGGTGAATGAACTTTTAGAAAAAAGAAAAGAAGAAATCACCGAAAATGAATTCTATGACAGACGAGATCCTAAAAATATTTCTCATCTTACTGAGCTCAAAAACATCAGAGAATTGCTAGAACTTATTTATAATCAGGCTCGTGACCAAAGAAAAATTGCAGAAAAAGTAACTGATTAA